One Chitinophagaceae bacterium C216 genomic window carries:
- the trpE gene encoding Anthranilate synthase component 1 — protein sequence MQTVKIKTHVTSMLADVFTPVGIYLRLRDRFRDTVLLESTDNHALENSWSFIGVNAVAGIEIGADNKIEFKLPGGTPETIQLKGDEPISDVLNNFMRRFEVEGEASKVATFAQGLYGYTSYDAIKFFETIPGAVFQNDPDAIPLMRYRLYQYVIAINHFKDELFLCENEIPGIQSEKDIVLSLIRGRDVPVYPFKAVGEERSNMSDSDFIEIVKKCIAHCYRGDVFQIVPSRRFQQSFIGDEFNVYRTLRNINPSPYLFYFDYGDYKLMGSSPESQLIIRDGKAIVHPIAGTVKRTGDEKIDREETIRLQNDPKENAEHVMLVDLARNDLSRGCTNVHVHQFRETHFYSHVIHLVSEVTGEVNQSVNSFELFAKTFPAGTLSGAPKIKAMQLISEMEPTPRGYYAGAVGFMGFNGNCNQAIMIRTFMSRNNTLYYQAGAGVVAASIPENELQEVNNKLGALKKAIVEAQKVQ from the coding sequence ATGCAAACAGTAAAAATTAAAACACATGTAACATCCATGCTGGCCGATGTGTTTACTCCAGTGGGTATTTATTTGCGTCTGCGTGACCGATTCAGAGATACCGTATTGTTGGAGAGTACCGATAATCATGCTCTGGAGAACAGTTGGTCTTTTATTGGGGTGAATGCCGTAGCAGGTATCGAAATTGGTGCTGACAATAAAATTGAATTCAAGCTGCCAGGCGGTACTCCCGAAACGATACAGTTAAAGGGGGATGAGCCCATATCGGATGTGTTGAACAACTTTATGCGGAGATTTGAGGTAGAGGGTGAGGCTTCTAAGGTGGCCACGTTTGCGCAAGGATTGTACGGGTATACCTCTTACGATGCCATAAAATTTTTCGAAACTATCCCTGGCGCAGTATTTCAAAATGATCCGGATGCAATTCCGCTGATGCGCTATCGTTTGTATCAGTATGTAATCGCCATCAATCATTTTAAAGACGAGCTCTTTCTTTGTGAAAATGAAATTCCGGGCATTCAAAGTGAGAAGGATATTGTGCTGTCGCTGATTCGCGGGCGCGATGTTCCGGTTTATCCCTTTAAGGCGGTGGGAGAAGAGCGTTCCAATATGTCTGATAGCGATTTTATCGAAATTGTTAAGAAGTGTATTGCGCACTGTTATCGGGGAGATGTGTTTCAGATTGTACCCAGTCGTAGATTTCAACAATCGTTCATAGGAGATGAGTTTAATGTATATCGCACTTTACGCAATATCAATCCCTCTCCTTATCTGTTTTATTTCGATTATGGCGATTATAAATTGATGGGCTCATCACCAGAGTCGCAGCTTATTATCAGGGATGGGAAAGCCATTGTGCATCCGATTGCAGGCACGGTAAAGCGTACTGGCGATGAAAAGATAGATAGGGAAGAAACCATCCGTCTACAGAATGATCCCAAAGAAAATGCTGAGCATGTAATGCTAGTGGATCTGGCGAGAAACGATCTGAGTCGAGGCTGTACCAATGTTCATGTGCATCAGTTTCGCGAAACTCATTTTTATTCGCACGTTATCCATTTGGTGAGTGAAGTAACCGGTGAGGTGAACCAATCAGTAAATTCTTTCGAGCTTTTTGCTAAAACATTTCCGGCAGGAACTTTAAGCGGAGCTCCGAAGATTAAAGCCATGCAATTGATTAGTGAAATGGAACCTACACCCCGTGGCTATTACGCCGGAGCAGTAGGGTTTATGGGTTTTAATGGTAACTGTAATCAGGCGATTATGATCCGCACTTTCATGAGCCGAAATAATACATTGTATTATCAGGCCGGTGCTGGCGTGGTGGCGGCAAGCATTCCCGAAAATGAATTGCAGGAAGTAAATAACAAACTAGGAGCACTTAAAAAGGCAATAGTAGAGGCACAGAAAGTACAGTAA
- the aroC gene encoding Chorismate synthase, translating to MNSFGRLFRVQIFGESHGDGVGVVIDGCPAGLDVPVEDFLPDMERRKGGTQKGATPRKEDDIPIIKSGVFNGKTTGFPIMIFFENKNTRSSDYEKQRSFPRPGHADFVAHKKFGGYEDYRGGGHFSARLTTGIVAAGVIAKKLLKGISVEAKVIEIGGESDLEKGLQKAIDAKDSVGGIIECRVNGVPLGLGEPHFDSVESLIAHAMFSIPAVKGVEFGSGFAAARMFGSQHNDPIENMEGRTTTNHAGGIVGGITNGNELVFRIAVKPTASTPKEQFSLNWDTGNMEHFSVKGRHDLCVALRAPVIVEAATAIVLADLMLQEGRIPRVL from the coding sequence ATGAACAGTTTTGGTAGATTATTTCGGGTACAGATATTCGGCGAATCGCATGGGGATGGTGTGGGGGTGGTAATTGATGGTTGCCCGGCGGGATTGGACGTTCCTGTTGAGGATTTTTTGCCCGATATGGAGCGGCGGAAGGGTGGTACCCAAAAAGGTGCTACACCACGTAAGGAAGATGATATTCCTATCATTAAAAGTGGTGTGTTCAACGGAAAAACTACCGGTTTTCCCATCATGATATTCTTTGAAAACAAGAATACCCGCAGTTCCGATTATGAGAAACAACGCAGTTTTCCCCGTCCCGGTCATGCAGATTTTGTAGCGCATAAAAAGTTTGGAGGATATGAGGACTACCGTGGTGGAGGACATTTTAGTGCCCGACTAACCACCGGAATTGTAGCAGCGGGCGTGATTGCTAAAAAATTGCTGAAAGGTATTTCTGTTGAAGCAAAAGTAATTGAAATAGGCGGTGAGTCGGATCTTGAAAAAGGGTTGCAAAAGGCCATTGATGCCAAAGATTCTGTGGGAGGTATCATCGAATGTAGGGTAAACGGAGTGCCGTTAGGCTTGGGCGAACCGCATTTTGATTCGGTAGAATCCCTGATAGCACATGCGATGTTTTCCATCCCTGCGGTAAAGGGCGTTGAGTTCGGCTCCGGATTTGCAGCTGCGAGGATGTTCGGCTCCCAACATAATGATCCTATCGAAAATATGGAGGGTAGAACCACTACTAACCATGCCGGCGGTATAGTGGGCGGAATTACTAATGGTAATGAACTGGTATTTAGAATCGCTGTAAAACCCACCGCATCTACCCCAAAAGAGCAGTTTAGCCTTAACTGGGACACCGGAAATATGGAACATTTTTCGGTGAAAGGAAGACACGATTTATGTGTGGCACTTCGAGCCCCGGTTATCGTAGAAGCAGCTACAGCTATAGTTCTTGCAGATTTAATGCTGCAAGAAGGCAGGATTCCAAGAGTACTGTAA
- the trpD gene encoding Anthranilate phosphoribosyltransferase — protein MKKILSLLFEHKTLDRQTAKEVLVNIGRGVYNEHEVTAFMTVFLMRSIGLQELQGFQDALLELCLRMDFSEWETVDIVGTGGDGKNTFNISTLSCFIVAGAGVKVTKHGNYGASAISGSSNVIESLGYKFKNDNAALKRELDEANICFMHAPLFHPALKNVAPIRKNLGMRTFFNMLGPLVNPAFPTYSVIGVYNLEMARLYNYLFQQKERNFAIIHGLDGYDEISLTGDSKLITKQGEKVLSAIQLAGLEVKPEAISGGQSVEEAATIFKNIINGDGTPEQEAVVLANAAVALQVTGQYNSYEDAFAAAKESLKSGRAKACLEKLISLQ, from the coding sequence ATGAAAAAGATACTGTCTTTATTGTTTGAACATAAAACTTTGGACAGGCAAACGGCGAAGGAGGTGCTTGTCAACATCGGCAGAGGTGTATACAATGAGCATGAAGTAACGGCATTCATGACGGTGTTTCTGATGCGCAGCATCGGGTTACAGGAGCTGCAGGGTTTTCAGGATGCTTTGCTAGAGCTTTGTCTGCGCATGGATTTTAGCGAATGGGAAACTGTAGATATTGTAGGAACCGGTGGAGATGGTAAAAATACTTTCAATATTTCTACATTGTCGTGCTTTATTGTTGCCGGAGCAGGTGTAAAAGTGACCAAACACGGTAATTATGGTGCCTCAGCAATTAGCGGCTCCTCTAATGTGATAGAATCACTAGGGTATAAATTCAAGAATGATAATGCAGCACTGAAACGTGAACTGGATGAAGCCAATATATGTTTCATGCATGCTCCTTTATTTCACCCTGCTCTAAAGAATGTAGCTCCAATTAGGAAGAATCTGGGGATGCGCACCTTCTTCAATATGCTGGGGCCGCTAGTGAATCCTGCATTTCCTACATACAGCGTTATAGGAGTGTATAATCTGGAAATGGCGCGTCTGTATAACTATCTTTTCCAACAAAAGGAGCGCAATTTCGCTATTATACACGGACTGGATGGCTATGATGAAATATCGCTTACAGGAGATAGTAAACTGATAACAAAACAGGGAGAGAAAGTATTAAGTGCCATTCAGCTTGCCGGCTTGGAAGTAAAGCCTGAAGCTATTTCGGGTGGGCAAAGTGTTGAAGAAGCTGCGACTATTTTCAAAAATATTATAAATGGAGATGGTACTCCTGAACAGGAAGCTGTAGTATTGGCTAATGCCGCCGTGGCATTGCAGGTTACGGGTCAATACAACAGTTATGAAGATGCATTTGCAGCAGCAAAAGAAAGCTTAAAGAGCGGCAGGGCAAAAGCTTGTTTAGAAAAACTAATTTCACTACAGTAG
- the trpC gene encoding Indole-3-glycerol phosphate synthase: MNILDTIVVHKKAEVATRKSQTSIKELEARPAFSIPVRSLSDSLLQEGSTGIIAEFKRKSPSKGFIKEHANVNEITTAYTQHGAAALSVLTDEKFFGGSDEDLMQARKNDIPILRKDFIVDEYQIVEAKSIGADVILLIAACLTPQEVKHLAEFARSLGLQTILELHAEEELAHICDATSIVGINNRDLKTFKVDIERSLRMAEKLPAHTIKIAESGISSIENIVLFRKNGFKGFLIGEHFMKQADTPAAFAAFVQELQSAL, from the coding sequence ATGAATATTTTAGATACCATCGTTGTACATAAAAAAGCGGAAGTTGCGACAAGAAAGAGTCAAACCTCAATTAAGGAGTTAGAGGCAAGGCCGGCATTTTCTATTCCCGTGCGATCGCTTTCCGATTCACTATTACAAGAAGGCAGTACCGGTATTATCGCGGAGTTTAAAAGAAAATCGCCTTCCAAAGGATTTATAAAAGAGCACGCTAACGTAAACGAAATTACAACAGCGTATACCCAACACGGAGCTGCCGCACTTTCAGTGTTGACAGATGAAAAGTTTTTTGGTGGCTCTGATGAGGATTTGATGCAAGCTCGTAAGAATGATATTCCTATTCTACGAAAAGATTTTATTGTAGATGAGTATCAGATTGTAGAAGCTAAGTCCATTGGTGCGGATGTTATTTTATTGATTGCAGCGTGTCTCACTCCTCAGGAAGTGAAACATCTAGCTGAATTTGCCCGTTCATTGGGATTGCAGACGATACTGGAATTGCATGCAGAAGAAGAGCTCGCACACATCTGTGATGCCACTTCTATTGTAGGAATCAATAATCGTGATTTGAAAACTTTTAAGGTTGATATAGAGCGCAGTCTTCGCATGGCGGAAAAACTTCCGGCTCATACTATTAAAATTGCGGAAAGCGGTATTAGTAGTATCGAAAATATTGTATTGTTTAGAAAAAACGGCTTTAAAGGATTTCTTATCGGCGAGCATTTTATGAAACAAGCCGATACTCCCGCGGCTTTTGCTGCATTTGTGCAAGAATTACAATCTGCACTCTAA
- the trpF gene encoding N-(5'-phosphoribosyl)anthranilate isomerase, producing the protein MTSLQQVQELAAMGVDFAGFIFYEKSPRYVGAKLSASDIKAVTSIQKVGVFVNETVEKILQIIDNYGLDMVQLHGDETPAFCQSLKDRVTVMKVFRVKGDEDVQQLVQPYEDAVHYFLFDTKAQEYGGTGKQFDWSVLKSSSLKIPYFLSGGIGPNDADAIKTFIDEEDVFAIDINSRFERQPGDKEIDKIRHFVRQLS; encoded by the coding sequence ATGACTTCTTTACAGCAGGTTCAGGAACTTGCTGCTATGGGAGTGGATTTTGCAGGATTTATATTCTATGAAAAATCTCCTCGCTATGTAGGAGCTAAACTGAGTGCGTCCGATATTAAAGCGGTTACCTCTATACAGAAAGTAGGGGTGTTTGTAAATGAAACTGTAGAAAAAATACTGCAAATAATCGACAATTACGGGCTCGATATGGTGCAATTGCATGGAGATGAGACACCGGCATTCTGTCAGTCTCTTAAAGACAGGGTAACTGTGATGAAGGTTTTTCGTGTAAAAGGAGATGAAGATGTGCAACAGCTGGTGCAACCTTATGAAGACGCTGTTCATTATTTTTTGTTTGACACAAAGGCGCAAGAATACGGAGGTACAGGAAAGCAATTTGACTGGTCCGTTTTGAAAAGTTCCTCTTTAAAAATACCCTATTTCCTCAGTGGAGGAATAGGCCCAAATGATGCGGATGCTATAAAAACATTTATTGACGAAGAGGATGTATTTGCAATTGATATAAACAGCCGCTTCGAGCGGCAGCCTGGGGATAAGGAAATTGATAAGATTCGCCACTTTGTGCGTCAATTATCGTAG
- the pabA gene encoding Aminodeoxychorismate synthase component 2 has protein sequence MKLLVFDNYDSFTYNLVHLVEKIIGQKVDVFRNDQIPLEKVKQYDKIILSPGPGIPEEAGLLLPLIKEYAPSKSILGVCLGQQAIGEVFGGKLTNLSKVYHGIATPCRIIVEDEKLFKGLPEHIEVGRYHSWVVDRDGFPEELEITAVDEQDFVMALRHKKYDVRGVQFHPESVLTPMGEQIMRNWLKA, from the coding sequence ATGAAACTGTTAGTTTTCGATAATTACGATTCTTTCACATATAATCTGGTACACCTGGTTGAAAAAATTATCGGCCAGAAAGTAGATGTTTTCAGAAACGATCAGATTCCTTTGGAGAAAGTAAAGCAATACGATAAAATTATTTTATCTCCGGGGCCGGGTATTCCAGAAGAAGCCGGATTGTTATTACCCTTGATAAAAGAGTATGCTCCCAGCAAATCCATACTGGGTGTATGTTTGGGGCAGCAGGCTATCGGTGAAGTGTTCGGGGGTAAACTAACCAATCTTTCTAAAGTATATCATGGGATTGCTACTCCATGTAGAATTATAGTAGAAGATGAAAAGTTGTTTAAAGGTCTTCCGGAGCATATTGAAGTGGGACGGTATCATTCGTGGGTGGTGGATAGAGACGGGTTCCCTGAAGAACTTGAAATTACTGCTGTAGACGAGCAAGATTTTGTTATGGCATTGCGCCATAAAAAATATGATGTGCGTGGTGTACAGTTTCATCCAGAAAGCGTGCTTACTCCCATGGGAGAGCAAATTATGCGTAACTGGCTAAAAGCGTAG
- the acsA gene encoding Acetyl-coenzyme A synthetase, with protein MSYPFQIKSLDQYHADYKRSLEDPEGFWSEVADCFEWKKKQPFSKRVLEWNFTEPRVKWFEGAKLNITENCLDRHLEKLGDTPAIIWEPNDPSEKTRTLTYKVLHRKVCEFAQVLRNNGVKKGDRVCIYMGMIPELPIAVLACARIGAIHSVIFGGFSAQSIADRLQDAQAEYIITCDGAYRGAKDIPLKAIIDDALIGNTTVKKVIVHTRTRTPVSMIKGRDVWWRDEVDDVIETMHDEALKAPAEEMDAEDPLFILYTSGSTGKPKGVVHTVAGYMLWTAYTFVNVFQYNPGDVFFCTADIGWITGHSYIVYGPLLSGATCLMFEGIPTWPDAGRFWDIVQKHKVNILYTAPTAIRSLMSYGLEPLEGKDLSSLKVLGTVGEPINEEAWHWYHEHVGKKKCPIVDTWWQTETGGILISNLAGITPAKPSWATLPLPGVKPVLVDDKGEEITELTDDYYKGNLCITMPWPGILRTTWGDHERCRQNYFSAYPGKYFTGDGALRDEEGNFRITGRVDDVLNVSGHRLGTAEVENAINMMAGVVESAVVGYPHEVKGQGIYAYVVLDNKHYREEDIELTKQDLLATVSRIIGPIAKPDKIQFVSGLPKTRSGKIMRRILRKIAEGDVDNLGDTTTLLDPAVVEEIKKGRQ; from the coding sequence GCGCTAAACTAAACATTACCGAAAACTGTCTCGACAGGCACTTAGAAAAATTAGGCGACACACCAGCCATCATCTGGGAGCCTAACGATCCCTCAGAAAAAACAAGAACACTTACCTACAAAGTACTGCACCGCAAAGTATGTGAGTTTGCACAAGTACTTCGTAACAACGGTGTAAAAAAAGGCGATCGGGTTTGTATCTACATGGGCATGATTCCTGAGTTACCTATTGCTGTATTAGCCTGCGCCAGAATCGGTGCCATTCATTCAGTAATATTCGGAGGGTTTTCTGCCCAAAGTATAGCAGATAGACTGCAAGATGCCCAGGCAGAATATATCATCACCTGCGATGGTGCCTATCGCGGTGCTAAAGATATCCCCCTGAAAGCTATTATTGACGATGCACTGATAGGCAACACTACTGTTAAAAAAGTAATTGTACATACGCGCACACGTACTCCGGTAAGTATGATCAAAGGGCGTGATGTATGGTGGAGAGATGAAGTAGATGATGTTATCGAAACCATGCACGACGAGGCACTAAAGGCGCCGGCCGAAGAGATGGATGCAGAAGATCCTTTATTTATCCTATATACCTCCGGTAGTACCGGCAAACCTAAAGGGGTAGTGCATACCGTTGCAGGCTATATGCTTTGGACTGCCTACACTTTTGTAAACGTATTCCAGTACAATCCCGGCGATGTCTTCTTCTGTACAGCTGATATAGGCTGGATCACAGGCCACAGCTATATCGTGTACGGTCCTTTGCTCTCTGGAGCCACCTGTCTTATGTTTGAAGGTATTCCTACATGGCCCGATGCAGGAAGATTCTGGGATATTGTACAAAAACACAAAGTAAACATCTTATATACAGCCCCTACCGCTATTCGTTCTTTGATGAGTTATGGGCTGGAACCTTTAGAAGGTAAGGATCTTTCCTCATTAAAAGTGCTGGGTACTGTAGGCGAACCTATTAATGAGGAAGCTTGGCACTGGTATCACGAACATGTGGGTAAGAAAAAATGCCCCATAGTGGATACCTGGTGGCAAACAGAAACAGGAGGAATCCTCATCTCTAACTTAGCAGGTATCACGCCTGCAAAACCCAGCTGGGCAACACTTCCACTGCCAGGAGTAAAACCCGTACTGGTAGATGATAAAGGCGAGGAAATCACCGAGCTGACTGACGATTACTATAAAGGTAATCTTTGTATAACTATGCCATGGCCGGGTATTCTGCGTACTACTTGGGGCGATCATGAGCGTTGCCGTCAAAATTATTTCAGTGCTTATCCTGGTAAGTATTTTACCGGTGATGGTGCTTTAAGAGATGAAGAAGGCAACTTTCGTATTACCGGTCGCGTAGACGATGTACTAAACGTAAGTGGCCACAGGCTCGGAACCGCAGAAGTAGAAAATGCTATCAACATGATGGCTGGCGTGGTAGAAAGCGCCGTAGTAGGATATCCGCACGAAGTAAAAGGTCAGGGTATATACGCTTATGTTGTGCTGGATAACAAGCATTATAGAGAAGAAGATATAGAACTGACCAAACAAGACCTTCTCGCTACTGTATCCAGAATTATCGGCCCTATAGCCAAACCCGATAAAATACAGTTTGTGAGCGGATTACCTAAAACTAGAAGCGGTAAGATTATGCGTCGCATTCTGCGTAAAATTGCTGAGGGCGATGTGGACAATTTAGGTGATACTACTACATTGCTAGATCCAGCAGTAGTTGAAGAAATAAAAAAAGGAAGACAATAA
- the purE gene encoding N5-carboxyaminoimidazole ribonucleotide mutase produces the protein MLQTILFVPLCMAIEVGIIMGSDSDLPVMQAAADILKELGVGYELTVVSAHRTPIRMVEYAKTAKQRGLKVIIAGAGGAAHLPGMVASITPLPVIGVPVKSSNSIDGWDSILSILQMPNGVPVATVALNAAKNAGILAAQIIGTYNETIGQNVAAYKAKLEREVLGKVNNLKEKGYENSFD, from the coding sequence TTGTTACAGACAATTTTATTTGTTCCTTTGTGTATGGCAATAGAAGTAGGAATTATCATGGGCAGCGACAGCGACTTACCGGTAATGCAAGCTGCAGCTGATATTTTAAAGGAATTGGGTGTAGGTTATGAACTTACTGTTGTATCTGCACATCGCACCCCTATTAGAATGGTGGAATATGCCAAAACTGCCAAACAGCGCGGACTAAAAGTGATTATAGCCGGAGCCGGAGGTGCGGCCCATTTACCCGGAATGGTAGCCTCCATTACACCATTACCGGTAATCGGTGTACCGGTAAAATCTAGCAATTCTATTGACGGGTGGGATAGTATATTGTCAATTTTGCAAATGCCTAATGGGGTGCCGGTGGCTACAGTAGCCTTAAATGCAGCAAAAAATGCGGGTATTCTGGCAGCTCAGATTATCGGGACCTATAATGAAACCATCGGCCAAAATGTAGCTGCCTACAAAGCCAAACTGGAGCGTGAAGTGTTGGGTAAAGTGAATAATCTAAAAGAGAAAGGCTACGAAAATAGCTTTGATTAA
- the bshC gene encoding Putative cysteine ligase BshC, whose translation MSFQKHSISYDQTGYFSSIVSDYLNGDEKLRCFYEYFPSETSVEAAILRKKELENRNRAHLAEALLTQYASLEAADKVQENIQLLLDANTFTITTAHQPNIFTGPLYFIYKILHVIKLAEYCNHKYSQYKFVPVYYMGSEDADLDELGHIYLNNEKLAWQTSQSGAVGRMIVDEQLLHLVQRIEAEIGVLPHGQEIMDTVKKYYQKGTSIQQATLGFVHHLFGRYGLIVVIPDNAQLKAAAIDIFKDELLHQRSSEIVEKTIQQLSEAGYKVQAHGRDINLFYLMDNGARLRIEKRNDKWHVLDTDISFTEASLMQELEKHPERFSPNVILRGLFQEMILPNIIFVGGGGELAYWLELKAIFQHYGVAYPILILRNSFLIVNGKYAQQREKLQFTIQDLFKNAQQLQNEWVLRNSAKKLSVDDSIAAIDTLFEKLSHQVATVDTTLKAHIEALHKQSEKKIIEVGKKILRAEKRNQANAMQQIAQLKQALFPNNNLQERIDNILPYYAVWGADFIDTLYQYSNPFEQAFVVLEEA comes from the coding sequence ATGAGTTTTCAAAAGCACAGCATATCTTACGATCAGACAGGCTATTTTTCCAGCATAGTATCGGATTACCTTAATGGAGATGAAAAACTGCGATGTTTTTACGAATATTTCCCATCCGAAACTAGTGTTGAAGCTGCTATTCTCAGAAAAAAAGAGTTAGAAAATCGCAATAGGGCCCATCTTGCAGAGGCATTATTAACTCAGTATGCATCGTTGGAAGCAGCGGATAAAGTGCAGGAAAATATTCAGTTGCTACTGGATGCTAACACATTTACCATTACTACTGCTCATCAGCCCAATATATTTACCGGTCCGCTTTATTTCATCTATAAAATTCTCCATGTTATCAAATTAGCGGAATATTGTAATCATAAATATTCCCAATACAAATTCGTTCCTGTATACTACATGGGTAGTGAAGATGCCGATTTGGATGAGCTGGGACATATTTATTTGAATAATGAAAAACTTGCCTGGCAGACGTCTCAGTCCGGTGCTGTAGGAAGAATGATTGTAGATGAACAGCTATTGCATCTGGTGCAGCGTATTGAAGCTGAAATAGGTGTATTACCTCACGGGCAAGAGATAATGGATACGGTAAAAAAGTATTATCAGAAGGGAACTTCTATTCAGCAAGCGACTTTGGGTTTTGTTCATCATCTTTTTGGCAGATATGGACTGATTGTCGTAATTCCCGACAATGCGCAATTAAAGGCAGCGGCTATAGATATATTTAAAGATGAATTATTGCATCAGCGTTCTTCGGAGATTGTTGAAAAAACTATTCAGCAGTTGAGTGAGGCCGGGTATAAAGTTCAGGCACACGGTAGGGATATCAATCTTTTTTATCTGATGGATAACGGTGCCCGCCTGCGTATCGAAAAGCGAAATGACAAATGGCATGTATTGGATACTGATATCAGTTTTACCGAAGCAAGCTTGATGCAGGAATTAGAAAAACATCCTGAGCGATTTAGTCCTAATGTGATTTTGCGAGGATTGTTCCAGGAGATGATTTTACCCAATATCATTTTTGTGGGGGGTGGGGGCGAGCTGGCTTATTGGCTGGAGTTGAAAGCTATATTTCAGCATTATGGGGTGGCTTATCCCATATTAATACTGCGCAACTCATTTTTGATTGTAAATGGCAAGTATGCACAGCAGCGAGAAAAATTACAATTTACCATACAGGATTTGTTTAAAAATGCACAGCAGTTGCAAAACGAATGGGTGCTGCGAAATTCTGCTAAAAAGCTGAGTGTGGACGATTCTATTGCTGCAATAGATACTTTATTCGAGAAACTTTCTCATCAGGTAGCCACTGTTGATACTACTTTGAAAGCTCATATTGAAGCATTGCACAAGCAGTCGGAAAAGAAAATCATAGAAGTGGGTAAAAAAATCCTTCGGGCAGAGAAGCGTAATCAAGCCAATGCTATGCAGCAGATTGCGCAACTAAAACAGGCACTTTTCCCTAACAATAATTTGCAAGAGCGCATCGACAATATACTTCCATATTACGCAGTGTGGGGAGCGGACTTTATCGATACGCTTTATCAGTACTCCAACCCTTTTGAGCAGGCGTTTGTGGTATTAGAAGAAGCTTAA
- the dacB gene encoding D-alanyl-D-alanine carboxypeptidase DacB, which produces MIHARLFQWICSLGLILLVSCNVQKQIAKGPAKELLSAKGMANAHVGISIYDPQTGKFIFNHNSDKYFVPASNTKIPTCYAAMKYLKDSLVGLEVSEYADKLVVRGTGDPTLLDPEFSNQPVFDFLMKAEKPIYAATDSIKTTAWGSGWSWGDYDASYMPERSALPIYCNLVWFYGKQQDGTLRYFPRNTDSNLYWQIETIGNKSNLTNVTRRLRNNSYRLYLNGDADKEIRVPFITNKKLGWQLLADTLKKPIHFLNDATEIRGQANRYVVYSQPLDSMLQLLMHRSDNFFAEQTLLMVSRAVLGTMSDADIIKYILEHDFKDLPQKPRWADGSGLSRYNLFTPEDFVAILHKMQQEFGMERLKVIFPTGGEGTLSSYYLDAQNKIFAKTGTLSGVVALSGYIFVESGKQLIFSILVNNHHASATEVRKAVERFLRSVYTKY; this is translated from the coding sequence ATGATTCATGCCAGATTATTTCAGTGGATTTGCTCTCTGGGCCTGATTTTACTGGTATCTTGTAATGTACAAAAACAAATTGCAAAAGGTCCGGCTAAAGAATTACTGTCAGCAAAAGGAATGGCAAATGCCCACGTCGGCATTAGCATCTATGATCCGCAAACAGGTAAGTTTATCTTTAATCATAACAGTGATAAATATTTTGTTCCGGCCAGTAATACTAAGATTCCTACCTGTTATGCTGCAATGAAATATTTGAAAGATAGTCTCGTCGGACTAGAAGTCAGCGAATATGCGGATAAATTGGTGGTAAGGGGTACGGGCGACCCTACATTGTTGGACCCTGAATTTAGTAATCAGCCTGTATTTGATTTTCTGATGAAGGCAGAAAAGCCTATTTATGCAGCTACCGATAGTATTAAAACAACAGCATGGGGGAGTGGCTGGAGTTGGGGGGATTATGATGCCAGCTATATGCCAGAACGTTCTGCTTTGCCTATATATTGCAATCTAGTTTGGTTTTATGGCAAACAGCAGGATGGAACATTAAGATACTTTCCTCGAAATACTGATTCTAACTTATATTGGCAAATAGAGACTATTGGAAACAAAAGTAATCTAACCAATGTCACTCGACGACTTAGGAATAATAGTTATCGCCTCTATTTGAATGGTGATGCTGATAAGGAGATTAGAGTGCCCTTTATAACTAATAAAAAATTGGGATGGCAATTACTCGCCGATACTCTCAAAAAGCCTATTCATTTTCTCAATGATGCTACGGAGATAAGAGGTCAAGCCAATAGATATGTTGTTTACTCGCAGCCGCTGGATTCTATGCTACAATTGTTAATGCATAGGAGCGATAATTTCTTTGCCGAACAAACTTTATTAATGGTAAGTAGGGCTGTGTTGGGTACTATGTCTGATGCCGATATTATTAAATATATATTGGAGCATGATTTTAAAGATTTACCACAAAAGCCCCGCTGGGCCGACGGTTCGGGACTCAGTCGCTACAATTTATTTACTCCTGAAGATTTTGTTGCGATTCTTCATAAAATGCAGCAGGAGTTCGGAATGGAACGATTAAAAGTTATTTTTCCCACCGGCGGTGAAGGAACGCTTAGCAGCTATTACTTAGATGCCCAGAATAAGATATTTGCTAAAACCGGTACGCTTAGTGGCGTAGTAGCACTTAGCGGATACATATTTGTTGAGAGTGGTAAACAACTGATTTTTTCGATATTGGTGAATAACCACCATGCCAGTGCAACTGAAGTGCGCAAGGCGGTGGAGCGGTTTTTGCGATCTGTATACACGAAGTACTAA